tttattggcaagtgcatcggtgatgttgtacccacagcgactattaaaaccttcaccagccagaaaccgtggattgatggcagcattcgcacaaaactgaaagcgcgaaccactgcttttaatcaagGCAAGGCGaccagaaacatgaccgaatacaaacagtgtagctattccctccgcaaggcaatcaaacaagctaagcgtcagtatagagacaaagtagtcgcaattcaacggctcagacacgagaggtatgtggcagggtctacagtcaatcacggtctacaaaaagaaaaccagccccatcgcggaccacgatgtcttgctcccagacaaactaaacaacttctttgctcgctttgagaacaaaacagtgccaccgacatggcCCCCTACCAAAACCTGGTAgttctccttcactgcagccaacgtgagtaagacatttaaacgtgttaaccctcgcaaggcttccggcccagacggcatcccttgccgcgtcctcagagcatgcgcagaccagctggctggtgtgtttatggacatattcaatcaatccttatcccagtctgctgttcccacatgcttcaagaggaccaccattgttcctgttcccaagaaagctaaggtaactgagctaaatgactatcgccccgtagcactcacttctgacatcatgaagtgctttgagagactagtcaaggaccatatcacctccaccctacctgataccctagacccactccaatttgcttaccaccccaataggtccacagacgacacaatcgcaatcacactgcacactgccctaacccatctggacaagaggaatacctttgtaagaatgctgttcatcgactacagctcagcatttaacaccatagtaccctccaaactcgtcattaagcttgagaccatgggtctcgaccccgccctgtgcaactgggttctggacttcctgacgggctgtccccaggtagtgagggtaggaaacaacatctccaccccgctgatcctcaacactggggccccacaaaggtgcgtgctcagccctctcctgtactccctgttcacccatgactgcgtggtcatgcacgcctccaactcaatcatcaagtttgcagacgacactacagtggtaggcttgattaccaacaacgacgagacggcctacagggaggaggtgagggccctcggagtgtggtgtcaggaaaataacctcacactcaatgtcaacaaaacaaaggagatgatcgtgaacttcaggaaagagcagagggagcagccccctatccacatcgactagacagtagtggagaaggtggaaagttttaagttcctctgcgtacacatcacagacaaactgaaatggtccacccacacagacagcatggtgaagaaggcgcagtagcgcctcttcaacctcaggaggctgaagaaatttggcttgtcaccaaaaacactcacaaacttttacagatacacaatcgagagcatcctgtcgggctgtatcaccgcctggtatggcaactgctcctcccacaaccgtaaggctctccagagggtagtgaggtctgcacaacgcatcacccggggcaaactacctgccttccaggacacctacacctcccgatgtcacaggaaggccaataagatcatcaagaacaacaaccacccgagccactgcctgttcaccccgctcgcagaaggcgaggtcagtacaggtgcatcacagctgggaccgagagactgaaaaacagcttctatctcaaggccatcagactgttaaacagccaccactaacattgagtgccAACATACTGattcaaatctctagccactttaataattaaaaattggatgtaataaatgtatcactagccactttaaacaatgccactttatataatgtttacataccctacattactcatatcatatgtatatactgtatatactgtactctataccatctactgcatcttgcctatgccgttccgccatcgctcatccatacttttttatgtacatattcttattcattcctttacacttgtgtgtataagttaGTTGTGAAatggttagattacttgttagatattactgcacggttggaagcacaagcatttcgctacactcgcattatcatctgctaaccatgtgtatgtgacaaattaaattgGATTtgaatacaattggatttgatttgatttcacagGGCTCATACATTTTTGTCTGCATTCGTGCTGAATAACTTGGGCCCAAATGTTTTGTAAATTGTAGGGTCACTATGTGATGTAAAGAGAGACTCACTTGCTCAAGATAATCTTCATGGTGATGGAGGGAAATAGAGGAAGTCCCAATGGACTGATGAGCCATTCATTAGTGAAAATATAAATATCTCAAGCTTCCTAAACTGTTAGTAACACCACAGGGCTTATTATTACATGTTTTTGGTAAAGTTATGGGTCTATGTAACATGAATAAAATGCTTGCTATGCCTGCATTCATAAAATACCTGTTAATCTTGCTGTGTTGTGAAACTCTGTCAAACATATTGATTCACAACCTGGGTTATTGAACAACCACATTCATTTATTTTCAAAACAGTTGAGATGCTGTGTAAAACACGACACACTGCAAGCATGATACTATTCAATGCATATCAAACAGATATATTTTAATTAAAGTGGTATTTTTCTTACAGTGCACAATGATTTTCAACAACAGAGGACATGACTTTAAATATGCAGCAACCATGATAGAGAAAACCCCACCACACGACTCTAAGGCGCAAGCTGTTACAATGGCACTGTCACACTCACCTACACAACGCTGAAGCACCACAGATGTTAAATGAGCCTGCAACACACTTTTTTCCACTGACAGCACAAGATCACCCAGCTTATCGTTTTAACGGCCCCTGACACCAGGCAACAGGTAGGCAACAGCTAGGTCTCGTACAGAGACACGTATGAGAGCTGTCATGGCGGATCAGTGGGTACTACTAGAAGTGTATACAGCGGTAATTTAAGAGTACATCTTGGTTCTTGGGTTGGCTCGCACAATGTATTACTGTAGCAACTTCCAAACTGAAGTGAGAGCTCTCAAGCCAGACCAGAAGGTACTATGCTTATCACAAGTATATACAGGAGTAAGAGTACATTTGGTTGGCATGCACATTGCATAATGGTTGGGTTAGAACTGAAGTTCAAAGACACCCACAGTTGCTTACATTAAGTTAAGATCCTCTTGTGGTTCTCTGTCCAGGATGGGATGTGAAATATGGTCCCAATTAAAACCAAACATAACTTCAAAGGTTTAGGGCATGATTCCGTCCTTATCGCAAAAGAGATACGGTATAGCGCAATTTAAATGTAAAGCTAATTTCTGATTGAGCGGACATATGCAGCATATGCAGCATTAACCGTGAATGTAGTCTCCGCAAACTAGTGAACATTGCCTTTAAAGACCCACTCCAGCCTCCCTAGAACTTAATTGATTACCTGATAGGTGGTCCAGGTGTCCTCTGACATGGCACAAGTGTGGGGGTTGGCCTTTGGTCTTCAattgctcctctattgttcctgCAAGCAGGGGGGGGAGGCCGATGACATCAGAGTGCACCATCAAATTCCTTGAATTGCCAAACCCTTAAATTTCGCAATTGTAtctaaaaacactattttgctcaaaatatgtatttatatttggAATATCGTTTTTTAACAGGAAAAGTACAAAAATTGCTGGAGTGGGACTTTAAATTTAAATTGCCCTATACAGTGGATCTTCCACTATAAGGGTTGAATTGAGCCCTTATTTGTTTATATTACAAGACAGAATCttaagagtgtgtatgtgtgtgtcaagaCTTATGATCTCTGGGTCCTTGTTTCTAAAGTAAATTCCATTCAGGCCAGTGGTGCTGTGTTTCAGATTCAGAAACTGAAAACTTTAAGTCCTCAATGAGGCAATTCATTTTGCAGCAACACAATACATACCAACCAGGTCACCcttgatacaagtcagtattcaatgTCCATCCATGGTATTcaatgtccatccatgtctgaggatgtcgagagatgacgtggaaaccagccactaggggccACAGTgggcgctgttaccttcaagtagatttgagttttgctagggcattgtggacagggatggtggATGGGAACATcagcctctgattccaaaggttgtgagttcaaatccagCAATACAAAGTTGCTTTTGAGagtttgttttaagcctatcccaaaccttaacccttaccataagcattcagagttaatgccaaACTTTAAGatttcggagttaatgcctaaacttaaccctcaccttaaccctcaaAAATGTGGAGTAAAtgtctaaacttaaccttaaacacgtTTGCAACAACTTTGACATTTTGaagaaacatggatgaatgtctaattctgatatgagactgtgagagctagttgaaaTCACATACAAACAAATAATTACAGACAGTAACAGATATTTACATGTGAAACTGAATAAGTGTAGTTTCCAAGAAAGATACTTCAGGAGACACCAGCCAACTATCCTCATAAGTCAATGACGGAGTAGGTGTAGAATGTAATCAGTGTATGCCTTGCTACGTTACAGTGACTGTCTGCAGCTACAGAGACCACATGCTTACCACATGCGCCAATGTTTAGGGTCAGAGTTTGCCCAATGCTATTTTCATTCAACCACACAGGTGCGAGTGTGTGTTCAAGAGTTTGTCACACTGAAATTAATAGGTTCAGTAGGCTCTTTCTCTTGGTACTATTGTCATTCCTTGTCTTGGCCCAGAGCTTATCCTTAGCTCTGGGCCCTCCACTTATGGCCTGATTACTGATGGGGGACGCATGGCACGTGCCCTGGGGCCTCGAGCTCTAGGAAAACAGTTGGGCTTTCAACTTACGTTTGAGAGTTTGAATAGTAGAATTctcaaggtgcaattttgaagtTAGGGACAGTTAGAAAATTACTGGGGAGGGGGTCCAAATTAGGGGAGGGTTGCaggattggggtcaattccacaaattaaattcCAATGCAATTACCTCTCCCTATAAATTCCGTCAATTAAAGTCAAAActacagcagggttggggtcaattccacaaATTCAATTCCCTCTCCATATAAATTACATCAATTAATAAAAACATTCCAGAGAAGTTCTGCAATTCAGAGTAATTTAAACTCATCTCAAATTCTAATTCTAAGTCAATTTAAAACTACAATTCTTAATTCAATATTCTGTCACAAAAATTTACATAATTAAATTACCTCTGTAGACCAATACCCTGAATTTAAATTCGTCAACTTCTTTCAAATCAAGCCATACTCCACCCAACTGTCTCAACTCATGGTAGATTACGAAGACAAACTTAACCTCTTCACGAACTAAGAGGGAATATTCCTGGTAAACCTCAAAATGTCCCCTTAATTCTGAAAACTTTCAGGAAGCTTAACATGCAAAATATATTAAATAACACAATAAGATGCTTTTCAAATTTAAACATACAATCATAAAGATGTAAAACATTGTCCTAAATATAACCCATCCAATTTGTGAATATCATTGATAAGTTAAAGCTGTTTAAAAGGAACAGCATTAAATAATGCCGAAAATGCTAAATACTCTATTCCACTCGGTAGTGGCTACTGTATTATTCAATATTACGTTATACAGTTTCCCCCCCAATTGGTTTGGCACATTGTGGAACAAAGCCCAATGCTCAACAAAAAAATTGTGAGATTTAGATTGGGAAACACCTAAAAAAAAATGGTCATACGTTTTTTAATATTCAAACAAAACCCTTTATGTAACATATCCTTCAATTGAACCTTGGTCTCCGGTGGGGAAGCACACATTAGCGTGTTGCTGGGAGTGTTGCCCACACGACCACGGCTCTGGACGATCCTCTCATTTCTATCATGAATCTTCTTTCGAACTATGCATTTAAGCACTTGACAACATGTGTAAATGTTACATAAAGTGTATGTTATTTTCATTTCCTTCTTTCATGCTATGTATCTGTCTAAATAAAGAAAAATACTAAAGGTACAGTGGAACTCCACTCTCCATAAAATGAATGAGATGCTTATTTATTCAGgagttaaattaacactcagtTTGTAAAATAAcctgttggtgttaataaccagagttgagTGTGATTGTGTCATTTTTACTCTGTAGTAAAACACTTAGTCAAAACCATGCCCGTCAAATTTCCCAGAATTAGCTTATTACTAAGCTAATTAAATCTGTTAGTAGTTGGACTCATTGTACCCGTAACTGAGATgattgttccagtttaaatgatGTACAGTAGGTAGTCTCCCTGCTCCAAATGCTTGCAGTCATTCTAAATGCAGGTTGCGGTTGATTAAGAGTTCACATTTTTGTGTATCAAAATGTTGTTAAAATACCAGAATGTACAGTACATTGTTGATTGCCTGTTCACTCCTTTGCACAGCAaaattatgtacagttgaagtcggaagtttacatacacttaggttggagtcatcaaaactcgtttttcaaccactccacaaatttcttgttaacaaactgtagttttggcaagtcagttagggcatctactttgtgcatgacacaagtatattttccaacaattgtttacagacagattatttcacttatcattcactgtatcacaattccagtgggtcagaagtttacatacactaacatgctgaccagaccggacacgtcgcgtgcgcgagcgtcgcaaaataaatttagaaatccatgttattcaattattgaacccacactgctcgcgagcgtctacgacgccaagggctaaaatagaactcattcctatttctgacgcagatcgcactgcaagtcctgcctctcccatctcctcattggtttatagaagcaggtacccacgtgccatctcctcattggtttatagaagcaggtacccacgtgccatctcctcattggttatacccacgtgggtgattgaaagacgaactgttttgcctgtagtcgtggtaatacaatgaaagtttagatgcgatcaccatataagttaaacgatgaaaaagcctggaaggaggagagatgactagaaacgattcggttggacgttttatgtgtggattaattgtcggagtagaggtccttgtgcatttaaggaaaaataacaactcaatgtttatatcccaggacaaattagctagcaacagcaagatagctaaataggacaaattaacgttagctagtaagTGCAAGCAAGCtcgctaaattgccatacatgtttaatgcttttcgacctgtccccaaattaatgtcattggttcagagtttgttttgatattttaacctgcgtgtcgtgatcgcgtttggtgtgggggggcaaaatacatttatgcacgatagcgcacgcgcgcagccggtttgggttccgtgtaagttgactgtgcctttaatcagcttggaaaattccagaaaattacgtcatggctttagaagcttctgataggctaattgacatcaatataatattttagtcaattggaggtgtacctgtggatgcatttcaagacctaccttcaaactcagtgcttttttgcttgatatcatgggaaaatctaaagaaatcagccaagacctcagaagaaaatgtgtagacctccacaagcctgttcatccttgggagaaatttccaaatgcctgaagataccatgttcatctgtaccaaacaatagtacgcaagtaaaaataacatgggacgacgcagccatcatactgctcaggaaggagacgcgttctgtcccctagagatgaacgtactttggtgcgaaaagggcaaatgaatcccagaacagcagtaaaggaccttgtgaagatgctggaggaaacaggtacaaaagtatctatatccacagtaaaacgagtcctatatcgacataacctgaaaggccactcagcaaggaagaatccactgctccaaaacagccataaaaaaagccagactatggtttgtaactgcacatggggacatagatcatactttttggagaaatgtcctctggtctgatgaaacaaaaatagaactgtttggccataatgaccattgttatgtttggaagaaaaagggggatgcttgcaagccgaagaacaccatcccaaccgtgaagcatgggggtggcagtatcatgttgtgggggtcctttgctgcaggagggattggtgcacttgacaaaatagatggcatcatgagggaggaaaattatggggatatattgaagcaacatctcaagacatcagtcaggaagttaaagcttggtcgcaaatgggtcttccaaatcgacaatgaccccaagcatacttccaaagttgtggcaaaatggcttaagacaacaaagtcaaggtattggattggccatcacaaagccctgacctcaatcctatagaacatttgtgggcagaactgaaaaagcgtgtgcgagcaaggaggcctacaaacctgactcagttataccagctctgtcaggaggaatgggccaaaacttattgtgggaagcttgtggaaggctacctgaaacgtttgacccaagttgaacaatttaaatgcaatgctaccaaatacttctgacccactgggaatgtgatgaaagaaataaaatctgaaataaatccttctctctactattattctgacagttcacattcttaaaataaatttttacaaagattaaatgtcaagaattgtgcttaactgattttaaatgtattcgtctaaggtgtatgtaaacttctgacttcaactgtattggaCTTACACAACACATTTCATTAATTTTTGATGATCTTCAGGGTGGTGTTTAATTCCCACTGAAATCTAGCCAAATGTCAAGTTTAGAATATTCAATTTCCAACTTTATACATTCAGACAAGGTTAGCAACTATCCCCAAACAACCCAAACCTTATTAACTGGTTCCACCATCTCAATAATGGGTGCAAAAAAATCCAACAGATTATAGTAgactttaaaaaatattttttgtttgtcTTTGCTCAGCATAATATAACAATCCTTGTACATCGAAAACCACACACATATAATCAAATAATTTGAAAAATAGACCAGCAAAACAGCATGCTGGGAATTCTTTTAATCAGCCGCCTGACGTAATTTATAATGTATTTTTCCAAGTCTAAAAGTAAGCAATACAGAATGTTGCAGTGCTCAATTGGTAGCACATGGCTCTTGCCACATacttgtcatttagcagacacttaatacagagcaatttacagtagtgagtgcatatatTTTTGTAATGGTCcctcgtgggaatcaaacccacaaccctggcgttgcaagtgccatgctctaccaactgagcaacaTGGTATCAATGacaggatagtgggttcaatACCCGGGAACACCGTTAGGTAAAAAATGTATGCGTACGTCACTGTAAATTGCGTCTGATAAAAGgttctgctaaatggcatatgttGTAGATGTATATGTTGTAGATGCAATAATTGAGTAAACAATAAATTAGTAGAATTCAAATTCTGCCTCCATATAAAATGCATCGACAAAATGACATAGTTCATAGACTGCTTAAGCGTAAAGAAACGAATATGTCATTTGGCTGAACTATCACTTTAATTGgaccaaaataaaaaatatatttataaacaGTAATACTTATATTTATTTGATTTTAAACAACATCTGCATTCAATTTCAATGCTAAATGCATTTAATCCAGTAAATGGAATTTGCACAATTACAATGTTTTATTCAAATTCCATTCcaattttgtttttattttccaATTCAATTCCAATTCAGACCGTCTAAATTCCAATTCTAAATTCCGATTCCATTCTAAGGATGGTTTTCTTCTTCAATTCTTCTTGTTGAGGGACAAGGCTACccagactagcctacaacacctaAGGGGAAATTAATaattaattgtattatttttttcaaGTGTGCACAAAATTCTACTATATTCTGTAAATTGCATATTTCATTCCATTTCGATCAGTTGTCTTATAATAATATGCTCCCAGCAGGCTCAGTTATTCAGAAAAGCTTAACTCCGCTTCCCATCGTATTAGTTGTGCACCTAATGCTTCAATATAGACAAAATATTTGTTATTTAACTTCTAAAATGTATGTAATTTTatgtgtggcataaacacaaccagtcacaatgtTTTAATCTGATTAGGCTACTTCAAAAGTCTCCTGTAGTCTACCTGCGCATGTTCACCAAAATATTTTTCCAGCATCCAAACTGTGCAGACAGTGGCATAGAAACCTGTTGATGGAAAATTagttgcatatattttatataattatgaATATAGCATCAAAATGTAAAATCTGATTTCCACCTAGCTGATAATTGTCTGCAGCCAGCTTTGATCATAGTGCAGTTCTattgaaacaggcagggagagttaGCTCATCCATGGTGGACAGCAAACCCTCAATCTTTTGGCCCGCAGCTCTGGATGGCATCAAGCACACTAAAGTGGAAAAGTCGATATCCATGTATTGTTATTTATGGTGTGGTCGTAAACATTGTTTTAAGTTAATTCTATGAGGGAGGAGGGTGTGCAATTTTACAGTACAAGGTGAAAATGTTTGTAAATTTTGAACTGTCCCTTAAGTATTTACATGTTGAATTTAGTATTGCAAACATTTTGTGGTTCAGTAGCATCATCCTCAGCAGGTGACTGTTCACTGACAGTTTGTTTCATGGACAGTctcttatttattattattattattattattccccaATCAAAACttacttagggcccccaaaaggctagagcctGCCCTGATCAGATAACATAAGGTGTaagagaaattagctttaaatcaggaacattttctctcagcccaATGACAAAATGTACTGTATAGAATAGGAAGAAATATGCTTTAAAACTCAAAAATCATCTCtcagccccatggcaaaatttgtGGAATAGTAGGAAATCTAATTTAAAACGGAAACATTTTCCCTCCGCCACATGGCAAAAAGTGTAGAAATGCAAGAAATTTTCTATAAACAgcatatttttctctctgccctatggcaaaatgtttagaattgtTAGCCTGGCCTCaaagactagacataacatagtaaaagtaaatctgtgacactctgattagtatgatatgttacgtttggtatagTTACATAAGACATAAGGTTACTAAGCTAAAAACAAAAGGTGGGAAGTTGGTCGGGGTGATGGGTGGGGATATAACACAAACATCTAGCAATGCAAAGGTTCACATCATGGGCAACTATTTATTAATTTGCAACTACTTagtatgttagctaacccttcccctaaccataacccctaacccctaacctagctTAAATTAGCCAACTagtcacctagctaacattagccacatttatttttacatttgtgaaatatcatacgaattgcaatttgtaatatatcatacaaaatgggtgatggagatccacaaattaatacattccATACGAAACTTAACATATCATGCTATATTGAGGGAGACcgatttactatgttatgtctacccctgagtccaggttggaaTTGCAGGAAGTTAGCTTAAAAAGAAAATCTCTCCACTGCCATGAGCGGGGCCTCCAAATTCTTCTTGCCCAGGGCCCCAGATGTGGTTAGTCCGGCACTATCTCCTCGCTGTGACCCCAGGCTCTGATTGGACGTCTCACTGGACCCCACCTCCACCGTGCTGACCACATGCGCCGCCTGAAACACATGCACCCGGTTCACCACCCTCTTACTCAACACACAGTCAAACACCTTCCGGAATCCCTTCCGGAAGTGTTTGGACACCAGGGCATACACTATAGGGTTGAGGCAGGAGTTAGCATAGGCCACCAGGTGAGAGAGAATACGGAGTATATAGGTGGTGTGGTTTAGCGGAAAGTGACCAAACCACATACACAGTATAACCAGGTGATGGGGAAGCCAGCAGAGGCAGAAGAGCACCGCTACGATAATAATCATCTTGGTGACTTTCCTCTTTGCTCTCCTGGACTCAGACATGTCCTTCATGGGGTCCACTGTGGTCCACAGGTAACGGATGGTTCTGGCGTAGGTCAGGCTGAGGGTGAGGACAGGGATGAGGTAGCCGAAGAAGAAGGTGCAGACGTCCATAAGGCGCCTGTCCTGGAACTGCCAGGCGGGGATGCAAACCACGGTGCCGTCCAGGTCCATCTGTCGGTAGTAGCTCAGGTACGGGCCAGAGAAGACCAGGGACAAACCCCACACCACACAGATGGACGTCAGGGCGTTACGATGGGTCCTCATCTCCCTGGAACGGAGAGGGTAGCGGATGGCCAGATACCTTCGGGGTCAACAATAGGAAGAAGAGGTGGACTCAGATAGTTGGACAGACAGGATTTAGTGATACATAAAATAATACCCAGGTATGTCCTTCTATGAGAAAAAAGTGCCCTGTCAGATTGGTAGCATTTTCTTATGaatacattttcattttttttttattttttttatcctgtcCGGTAAAGAATTGTCCATCAAATTTGCTAATTTCAAATTTTTGAATCTTGGAAAATCACCTCTCCCCGCTACTCTGCCCCCATGCGAGCGTGCACTGCAGTCGTCTTCCTGCTGTTGCACAAGCAGAAACTACCGGCGCCTAGCTGTAGAAATGTTATAAGCAGGGTTGAAAGTAGATGTAATTTATTTCCATTACGGGACCTCCTACACACAAAAAAATTAGGTTTCCTCAAGGCTTCTTAGGGAAGGATGATTGTTCTATCTAGAACCATAAGAACTCAAAGAACCATTTGAGCGCTTCAATAATTATTTCAAGTTCTCAAAAGGGTTCTTTGCTCTTTTAGTGATCTTTCAAATGTAGGGGCGGTGCATTACAATATTTTGGGGCATGGTTTGCACCCAGGTCTTTTTGTGCAACCGTGAGTGAGAGTGTTATTCTAGTTTctttaatgtgttgtgttatataattatactaaataaaaaatataaatgcaatgtgttgtcccatgtttcatgagctgaaataaaagatccctcaAATTTTTCAGATGCGCATtaggcttatttctctcaaactttatgaacaaatttgtttacatctttgttagtgagcatttctcctttgccaagataatccatccacctgacaggtgcggcatatcaagaatctgattaaacagcgtgatcattacacTGGAACACCCTGTGCTCTGGACAATAAAAGGCGActttaaaatatgcagttttgtcacacaacacaatgtcacagatgtctcaagttttgagggagcgtgcaattggcatgctgactgcaggaatgtccaccagagcttttgccagagaatttaatgttaatttctctaccaaaagccacctcccaacatcattttagagaatttgacactacgtccaaccggcctcacaaccgcagaccacgtgtaaccactccagcccaggacctcaacatccggcttcttcacttgcgagatcatctgagaccagccacccggacagctgatgaaaatgtgggattgcacaactgaa
This genomic stretch from Salvelinus namaycush isolate Seneca chromosome 4, SaNama_1.0, whole genome shotgun sequence harbors:
- the LOC120045968 gene encoding galanin receptor 2a — translated: MNNSVQNQTGANWRTESVIISLVFSLIFFVGTLGNGLVLTVLLWNGQMNTKTTNLFILNLGVADLCFIVFCVPFQATIYTMDEWVFGPFLCKIVHFIIYLTMYASIFTLTAVSLDRYLAIRYPLRSREMRTHRNALTSICVVWGLSLVFSGPYLSYYRQMDLDGTVVCIPAWQFQDRRLMDVCTFFFGYLIPVLTLSLTYARTIRYLWTTVDPMKDMSESRRAKRKVTKMIIIVAVLFCLCWLPHHLVILCMWFGHFPLNHTTYILRILSHLVAYANSCLNPIVYALVSKHFRKGFRKVFDCVLSKRVVNRVHVFQAAHVVSTVEVGSSETSNQSLGSQRGDSAGLTTSGALGKKNLEAPLMAVERFSF